Part of the Longimicrobium sp. genome, CTCCGCAGCATGCATCACATCGAGACGCGAGATCTCGAACGTGGTGTCGTCGCCGGTGGAAAGGTTCACCACGCGGCCGAACCACTCGTCATCGCGGAAAGGCAGGCCCAGCACGGTGCGGCAGTAGAGCGCGTACAACGCAATCTGCAGGTCGGCGTCGCTGTCGTCGCCCGTCTTCCAATCGACGATGACAACGCGTCCTTCGTCCGTGCGGTAGACCAGGTCCGGGCCGGCGTAGATCGGCCAGCCCTCGTGGACGAACGCCTCAGGGCCCTCCGGCACCGTCACGCACTCGGGCCGGCATGCCTCCAGGTCCGCCCAGACCCGCGACCCTTCCAGGCTGCGGAGGCAGAGGCGCGCCTTGGTCACCGCGCCTGCCAGGCCGGCCGAGGACGACCGGCCGGAGTACCACGCGTCCTGCAGCATCACCACGCGCTTGGGATCGCGCTGGAACAGGTCGCGGTGGTGCGAGCCGAGCACCGCTCGGTTCAGCGCCTCGGATACCCGGACGAGCATGGTGTCGAATGAGGGGCGGGGCCTGCCGCGGCGCACCGCTTCTGCGCTCTCGCGCGCGCAGTCGTGCACGGCGGTCCCGACGATCATCGGAAACGACGTGAGCTGCTTGAGGGCGTATGCGAGACGCGCCTCCTCCGGTGCCTCCGGCGACCACCCGCGGTGGCCGCCGTAGTAGCGCCAGAAGTAGGCGCGCGCGCACTCCGCCAGGGCGCGGTCCCGGGAGTGGGACCAGCTGAACTCGGGATAGGGAGCGTCGTACCTCATCGGCCTACAGCGCCGGCTGGAGCTCTGCCTCGCCGGCAACCGCCGGGCGTGTGCTCCGCCCACTGCGCCGCTCAGCGCCCCCCGTTTCGCCCACACCCAGCACGTCCGTGGCCTTGATCTCCGTCGTCCAGCGCGTGTCGCCGCTGTCCGTCTCGTAGGAGCGGTAGTCGATCTCGCCCTCCACGTAGACGCGGTCGCCCTTGCCCAGGTACTTCTCGACGAAGCCAAACGTCGCCGGCAGGCTGTCCCACACCAGCACGCGGTGCCACTGCGTCTTCTCGCGCGGCTTGCCGTCGCGGCCGTTCCACCGGCGCGTGGTGCCGAGCGAGAATTGCGCGACGCGGGCGCCGCTGCTGATGGTGCGGATCTCGGGATCGGCACCCAGGTAGCCGATCAGCGTGGCCTTGTTGAGGCAGCGGGACATCGTGGAACCCTCGGGGATAAAGATGAACGAGCCGGATGCACCGGCCTGACCGGCCTAGTGCCTGACTCGTCCATCACTTTTCTCCTGGGGTTCTTTGCCTCGTCCTTCCTGCTGCAGGGTTCCGGTTACCAGTCCAGTCCTCTGCTCTTCCGCTCCGGACCGCTCACAAGTCCATCTGCGATGCGCATCGCGTTGGGAAGGAGGCTGGTGATCGCAGGGGCGGCGCGA contains:
- a CDS encoding PD-(D/E)XK nuclease family protein, with the protein product MRYDAPYPEFSWSHSRDRALAECARAYFWRYYGGHRGWSPEAPEEARLAYALKQLTSFPMIVGTAVHDCARESAEAVRRGRPRPSFDTMLVRVSEALNRAVLGSHHRDLFQRDPKRVVMLQDAWYSGRSSSAGLAGAVTKARLCLRSLEGSRVWADLEACRPECVTVPEGPEAFVHEGWPIYAGPDLVYRTDEGRVVIVDWKTGDDSDADLQIALYALYCRTVLGLPFRDDEWFGRVVNLSTGDDTTFEISRLDVMHAAERIRDSVQAMQVLLADPDRNAPRPLSDFPLPEPERRRRRPYCPFYALCHDELEEVEFGRCADAEG
- a CDS encoding single-stranded DNA-binding protein produces the protein MSRCLNKATLIGYLGADPEIRTISSGARVAQFSLGTTRRWNGRDGKPREKTQWHRVLVWDSLPATFGFVEKYLGKGDRVYVEGEIDYRSYETDSGDTRWTTEIKATDVLGVGETGGAERRSGRSTRPAVAGEAELQPAL